From the genome of Devriesea agamarum, one region includes:
- a CDS encoding ABC transporter ATP-binding protein, which yields MLKVDEVSLKYGRRLVVDKASLHLEPGTSAAIIGRSGSGKSSLLSAILGLVKPSTGVITVNGDDVSKMSKQQKQEYLRHTVSMVFQHGELIDELEPIENVAVAALLSGSSRTEAFDAAKKLLEDLSLPTTGILTRDISGGERQRVAIARALITKPQLVLADEPTGSLDTEFRDMVGDLILSIPERWGSAVLMVTHDLDLGHRADAVYQLVPSEDGPAHLNAL from the coding sequence GTGCTGAAAGTTGATGAAGTTTCTCTTAAGTATGGGCGCCGCCTTGTCGTCGACAAGGCGAGTTTGCACCTGGAACCAGGCACAAGCGCTGCGATTATCGGGCGTTCCGGGTCCGGCAAATCATCCCTCCTATCCGCGATCCTCGGCCTCGTTAAGCCCTCGACAGGAGTCATCACAGTCAATGGCGATGATGTCTCGAAAATGTCTAAGCAACAAAAACAGGAATACCTAAGACACACTGTCTCCATGGTGTTCCAACACGGCGAACTGATCGATGAACTTGAACCCATCGAGAACGTCGCAGTAGCCGCTCTGCTGTCCGGGTCCAGCAGAACCGAAGCTTTCGACGCCGCTAAAAAACTTCTCGAGGATCTTTCCCTTCCCACCACAGGCATCCTCACCCGCGACATATCCGGCGGCGAACGACAGCGCGTAGCCATCGCCCGGGCGCTAATCACCAAACCCCAGCTTGTGCTGGCCGACGAACCCACCGGATCCCTCGACACCGAATTCCGAGACATGGTCGGGGATCTAATACTGTCCATCCCCGAGCGTTGGGGAAGCGCAGTCCTCATGGTCACCCACGACCTCGACCTCGGACACCGAGCCGACGCGGTCTACCAACTTGTGCCATCCGAAGACGGCCCGGCCCACCTCAATGCCCTATGA
- a CDS encoding VanZ family protein has translation MSDFIARIPQELRAVGASTVWRLVFVAVAIVANVGFYLPKVPAVPGGLTIPGLDKVVHGVVFALTAWALLRILAPRRRFPAGWVVLLLLCHAGVIELVQGWLLSGRSADAWDVLADVVGIVVGVVGWRFEQVRQCSTEWSDIRE, from the coding sequence ATGTCGGACTTCATCGCCCGTATTCCGCAGGAGCTGCGTGCCGTGGGCGCCTCAACCGTATGGCGGCTGGTGTTCGTGGCGGTGGCTATTGTGGCCAACGTCGGTTTTTACCTGCCTAAGGTGCCTGCGGTTCCGGGCGGCCTCACTATTCCGGGCTTGGACAAAGTTGTTCATGGTGTGGTGTTTGCGCTCACGGCGTGGGCTTTGCTGAGGATTCTTGCGCCGCGTCGTCGGTTCCCGGCGGGCTGGGTGGTGTTGCTGCTGCTGTGTCATGCGGGGGTTATCGAGTTGGTTCAGGGGTGGCTGTTGTCGGGGCGTTCGGCGGATGCTTGGGATGTTCTTGCCGATGTGGTCGGCATTGTGGTGGGAGTTGTCGGATGGCGTTTTGAGCAGGTGCGGCAGTGTTCGACCGAGTGGTCAGATATCCGCGAGTGA
- a CDS encoding iron ABC transporter permease, translating to MSAAAAANLTNPSDSIRSAGLTQCSSPVRPTGGQTGRPDHHPARRNHHPARRRGELIPFVLVVALLTLAIIPLSIVHLSQGTSDLGWNDVVQTLTGTADAQTSTIITTTRVPRLLAGIIVGAMLGLSGALLQSLSRNPLASADTLAINAGAYFCLTVAAVAGFGVGTLGGTILAFGGGMAAALIVMMLARGARDPLRLVLGGTVLTMGLTSLTGLLILLNTERTTGLYAWASGTLSQSSMGPLARITPLAIVVAAVIFLLSRQLDVLSLGEDAARTLGVRVGLLRSISVVCAVLLAAAAVSVVGPLGFVSLVAPVVARLLAPRLRMLRLTAPLFIVSALLGTLISIGADVGLRAGLGAMGALEVPTGVATSLIGAVVMVVLAVVLGRARPVGLDSAALLASRGLPTNRWWGPRRTVALGIALAVVAILIAVLLGDAKLLLGDVVNWLRGQASGRIELILDSRWPRVGVSALAGGLLALSGALVQATTRNPLADPSLLGVSAAAGTGAITSLILVPSAGFSGVITGALIGAAIAAAIVLGLGVSGGGDGSTRLVLVGLGVGTAALSITTLIIVGTDPWDQAKALTWLSGSSYGASGIRVIVAAVVLAIGVAVAFGIARALDLVQLDPTTPRVLGVRVGALRWVTLVLAVVLAATATAVVGVISFVGLVAPHAARMLVGPRHRPLLILATALGALLVVVADVIGRTVIAPMQLPAGTTTAVIGAPYFLYLLVRLNRAGRKG from the coding sequence GTGAGCGCAGCCGCCGCAGCTAACCTGACCAACCCCTCCGATTCCATCCGCTCAGCTGGTCTCACGCAGTGCTCGAGCCCGGTGCGACCCACAGGCGGCCAGACCGGCCGCCCTGACCACCACCCGGCGCGACGCAATCATCACCCGGCGCGGCGCCGGGGAGAGCTCATACCCTTTGTGCTGGTCGTTGCCCTGCTGACACTGGCGATCATTCCGCTCAGCATCGTGCACCTTTCCCAGGGCACCTCTGACCTCGGATGGAATGACGTGGTGCAAACCCTGACGGGCACTGCCGACGCCCAGACCAGCACGATCATCACCACCACCCGCGTGCCCCGGCTGCTCGCCGGGATCATCGTAGGGGCGATGCTCGGACTGTCAGGTGCGCTCCTCCAGAGTCTCTCGCGCAACCCGCTGGCATCAGCCGACACCCTGGCGATCAATGCCGGAGCGTATTTCTGCCTGACCGTCGCTGCGGTGGCCGGGTTCGGGGTCGGAACCCTCGGCGGGACCATCCTCGCCTTCGGCGGCGGCATGGCTGCGGCTCTTATCGTCATGATGCTCGCCCGCGGCGCCCGCGACCCGCTGCGGCTGGTGCTCGGCGGCACCGTCCTCACCATGGGACTCACCTCCCTGACCGGCCTGCTGATCCTGCTCAACACCGAGCGCACCACCGGGCTATACGCGTGGGCATCGGGGACCCTTTCACAGTCCAGTATGGGACCGCTAGCCCGCATCACTCCGCTAGCCATCGTCGTGGCCGCGGTCATCTTCCTGCTGTCTCGGCAGCTCGATGTGCTGTCACTCGGAGAGGACGCGGCGCGCACGCTCGGCGTCCGGGTCGGGCTGCTGCGTTCAATCAGCGTGGTCTGCGCGGTGCTGTTGGCCGCGGCGGCGGTCAGCGTGGTGGGACCACTCGGTTTTGTCAGTCTGGTCGCCCCCGTCGTCGCACGGCTGCTCGCCCCCCGGCTGCGGATGCTCCGGCTGACCGCGCCGCTCTTTATCGTCTCGGCGCTGCTGGGAACGCTCATCTCAATCGGCGCCGACGTCGGCCTGCGGGCAGGTCTTGGGGCTATGGGCGCACTCGAAGTACCCACCGGGGTGGCCACCAGTTTGATTGGCGCCGTGGTGATGGTTGTGCTGGCGGTCGTGCTCGGGCGGGCGCGTCCAGTCGGTTTAGACTCGGCGGCGCTGCTAGCTTCTCGCGGTCTGCCCACCAACCGCTGGTGGGGGCCACGACGCACCGTTGCGCTCGGCATTGCGTTAGCCGTGGTCGCGATCCTCATCGCGGTTTTGCTGGGCGATGCGAAACTTCTGCTCGGTGACGTGGTGAATTGGCTGCGAGGACAGGCCAGCGGACGCATCGAGTTAATCCTCGATTCTCGGTGGCCTCGGGTGGGAGTCTCGGCTCTGGCCGGAGGACTGCTTGCGCTCTCCGGGGCGCTGGTCCAGGCCACAACCCGCAACCCCCTCGCGGATCCGAGTCTGCTCGGGGTGAGCGCGGCCGCAGGCACCGGTGCGATCACCTCCCTCATTCTGGTTCCGTCTGCGGGTTTCAGCGGTGTGATCACCGGTGCGTTGATCGGGGCTGCTATTGCCGCGGCGATTGTGCTGGGCCTTGGGGTGAGCGGAGGCGGCGACGGCAGCACCCGTTTGGTATTAGTTGGCCTTGGGGTCGGTACCGCAGCTCTGTCGATTACCACCCTGATCATCGTGGGAACTGACCCGTGGGATCAGGCCAAAGCGTTGACCTGGCTCTCTGGTTCCTCGTACGGTGCCAGTGGAATCCGGGTAATTGTGGCCGCTGTGGTTCTTGCCATCGGTGTGGCTGTCGCGTTTGGCATTGCTCGTGCGCTCGACCTGGTTCAGCTGGACCCCACCACTCCGCGGGTGCTCGGGGTTCGGGTGGGTGCCTTGCGCTGGGTGACGCTCGTTCTCGCAGTGGTCTTAGCAGCGACTGCGACCGCGGTGGTCGGGGTGATCTCGTTCGTCGGTCTCGTCGCCCCTCACGCTGCGCGAATGCTGGTCGGCCCCCGGCACCGTCCGCTGCTGATTCTTGCAACGGCTTTGGGCGCGCTGCTCGTGGTGGTTGCCGACGTGATCGGGCGAACTGTGATCGCTCCAATGCAGTTGCCTGCTGGTACCACGACCGCGGTCATCGGCGCACCCTATTTCCTGTACTTGCTGGTGCGGCTGAACCGGGCCGGGCGCAAAGGATAG
- a CDS encoding ABC transporter substrate-binding protein: MSLSRRSLIRFGTTVPLLGLGLAACGTTEPAKDAPAASSSGGGPITVEDVKGKDVTLPKPATKVVALEWSSVDDVLSVGGPLIGITDIKGYGEWAGKANPLPAGMKDVGLRTTPSIDAVAALAPDLILGIDASIPDNALDQMGKIAPVLLLKGADATRPLDLMRQNHLVTGEVVGKKAQAEENLAAFDKHLDQVKAKLTPAADQPYLFIYPYVTGGQVTFRVHGNRSLPGAAANKAGLKNAWNEPGDDGWGLGTLDLEALTKIPENTRIFYWADPTNDPVKNDLSKNAVWTSIPAVKRGDVHPVAQGLWIYGGPKPLSMFIDQLVGVYA, from the coding sequence ATGTCACTGTCCCGCCGCTCTCTCATCCGCTTTGGCACCACCGTTCCGTTGCTCGGCCTCGGACTTGCCGCCTGCGGCACTACCGAACCTGCCAAGGATGCGCCTGCCGCATCCAGTAGCGGAGGCGGACCCATCACTGTGGAGGATGTCAAAGGCAAAGATGTCACCCTTCCCAAGCCCGCCACCAAGGTTGTCGCGCTCGAATGGAGCAGCGTCGACGACGTGCTGTCTGTCGGCGGCCCGCTGATCGGCATCACCGATATCAAGGGCTACGGCGAGTGGGCGGGCAAAGCTAACCCTCTGCCTGCGGGGATGAAAGATGTCGGGTTGCGCACCACCCCGAGTATCGACGCGGTGGCGGCGCTCGCCCCCGATCTCATTCTCGGAATCGACGCATCTATTCCCGACAATGCTCTGGACCAAATGGGCAAGATCGCGCCGGTGTTGCTGCTGAAGGGTGCCGATGCCACCCGCCCCCTGGACCTCATGCGTCAAAACCACCTGGTGACCGGCGAAGTCGTCGGGAAGAAAGCTCAAGCCGAGGAAAACCTCGCAGCCTTTGACAAGCATCTCGACCAGGTGAAGGCCAAGCTCACGCCCGCAGCTGACCAGCCCTACCTGTTTATCTACCCCTATGTGACCGGTGGTCAGGTGACCTTCCGCGTGCATGGAAACCGATCGCTGCCCGGAGCCGCCGCCAATAAAGCGGGACTTAAGAACGCGTGGAATGAGCCGGGGGACGACGGCTGGGGCCTTGGCACCTTGGATCTGGAAGCACTCACCAAGATTCCCGAGAACACCCGCATCTTTTACTGGGCCGATCCGACAAACGACCCCGTCAAGAACGATCTGAGCAAAAACGCGGTGTGGACCTCAATTCCCGCGGTCAAACGCGGTGACGTCCACCCCGTAGCCCAGGGCCTTTGGATTTACGGCGGCCCGAAGCCTTTGAGCATGTTCATCGATCAGCTGGTAGGCGTCTACGCGTGA
- a CDS encoding ABC transporter ATP-binding protein encodes MTMFRNSEPSRDRASAQAHNAAQSAPSTGEQTSETPLGTRSVCLAYDGTRVVHDVDASIQRGRVTVLIGPNGSGKSTLLRAMSGLHRAQTGRVELGGRSISDLSPRELATHLTLLSQNRPTPGGFTVQDVVAFGRHPHRSRFTSRDPHGPAAIAGALEATGLTDLSHRPVDTLSGGQMQRVWLASCLAQDTDILLLDEPTNHLDLRHQVELLRLVRSLARSRHLAVGIVLHDLQQAAAVADDIVLLCEGRVVATGSPREVLTADRLREVYGVDVDVSTHETTGLLRIDLLGALAHLDDNTPTAQHAATLGAA; translated from the coding sequence ATGACAATGTTTCGGAATTCTGAGCCGTCGCGCGACCGCGCCTCAGCGCAGGCGCACAATGCGGCCCAATCTGCCCCGTCCACGGGTGAACAGACCTCCGAAACCCCCCTCGGCACGCGCTCGGTATGCCTGGCCTACGACGGCACCCGAGTTGTTCACGACGTCGACGCCAGCATCCAGCGCGGCCGAGTCACGGTCCTCATCGGGCCCAACGGAAGTGGAAAATCCACGCTGCTGCGCGCCATGTCAGGCCTGCACCGAGCCCAGACAGGTCGCGTTGAACTCGGCGGACGCAGCATTAGCGACCTCTCGCCGCGCGAACTCGCCACCCACTTAACACTGCTCTCACAAAACCGCCCCACCCCGGGCGGTTTCACCGTCCAAGACGTCGTCGCATTCGGACGGCACCCGCACCGCTCCCGCTTCACCTCCCGCGACCCACACGGACCTGCCGCCATCGCCGGCGCGCTCGAGGCAACCGGACTCACCGATCTTTCTCACCGCCCCGTTGACACCCTGTCCGGTGGCCAGATGCAGCGGGTTTGGCTGGCCTCATGCCTCGCCCAAGACACCGACATCCTGCTGTTGGACGAACCCACCAACCACCTCGACTTGCGCCACCAAGTTGAGCTCCTGCGCCTGGTCCGTTCCCTCGCCCGCAGCCGTCACCTGGCTGTCGGCATTGTTTTGCACGACTTGCAACAAGCCGCCGCTGTCGCCGACGACATCGTCCTACTGTGCGAGGGGCGGGTCGTCGCCACCGGATCCCCCCGCGAGGTCCTTACGGCTGACCGCCTTCGGGAGGTGTACGGCGTCGACGTCGACGTCAGCACCCACGAAACCACCGGCCTGCTGCGCATCGACCTGCTCGGTGCCCTCGCCCATCTCGACGACAACACCCCCACCGCTCAGCATGCCGCCACACTCGGTGCCGCATGA